A section of the Paralichthys olivaceus isolate ysfri-2021 chromosome 16, ASM2471397v2, whole genome shotgun sequence genome encodes:
- the LOC138405172 gene encoding uncharacterized protein — MRNSAIIYSVSTFTFQHRIMARIYTIFVFFVTAIMGTGSVAEICRGTHCFSGQDWSRSCVGAHCQGRTEASAPRRQFHHSAQSTQGQAYPSYQRDAHFSHHQAQSAPLAPYIIHPQQGGFAHQTSTDGNRRTNPRTLTAEVFHPGCVGGSCPTTVAHRQTNDESATRECKGIGCKLPLRMRQKPKACAGDGCSSLGGDEGRGGSSPVHVTDRAAQFLDELPDFGSERGAWIQLSCDMKPGTNEVPSEDALVLQLQLSKSQEKLVEALRDQQDEVRELQRLLSEQQGALVNQQREILDQQRRMYEQMEQVKAQYNILMDGIKQTSFQNLQGDVGNPTETLNGQVRAHRAQQALSLPKVDMEASVMEVGRSMLSCGRCGPEEYCGFSSGHPRCEKCTICPAGFFLVAQCSVHADRICQDRDECLEISNLCGDQQKCLNTPGGFRCHGMTERDANSGMCGHGYFFNSDMDECQACNECDGEPVTSPCTFITDAICSGPTVSDSALSMSWNGDVRLQGPKGHILAHAFHGVQLHIQGQGDAGLVSAEDGRLVLRQHGLVWLDENLSVSHGCRSFIQLCLRLNNTDGSDSKELSGVRVEQRETRSLQSVSISGVAEVAPGHIITLFLRSASQHCNQSREGLQLYDPSAAPLSLLWLSHDTGAVAMTAQAVVSAHYHTNYRPVFRTTSTSDAYVVGLTHDGRGIRFTEGGTVRFVFQQALYSMGQACVSEGFQLLAYLSRNGTGTELCRSFKQGVHYRDTSISLSGAAIVGSGDTLGFEILSPAQCNVRFFGDETGISTLSLVWVPAAISSSLSASVAHTGLPSGAVRNKQLFFRQTTAQVSQMGLLGKGSTEQKRDFVFRESGTVSIALDLKLIHSCNLVKVTLLRRSVPEESRGGREAEAARPVPLAQQVEGQMAEGSQWAGVSLRASFQVYNDTAVFFTLDCVRGRVNQISHQTGSGVSILWVKA; from the exons ATGCGCAACAGTGCCATCATCTACTCTGTTTCCACTTTTACCTTTCAGCATCGCATCATGGCACGTATCTATaccatatttgtattctttgtcACAGCCATAATGGGCACAGGGAGTGTTGCTGAGATCTGCAGAGGGACGCACTGTTTCTCGGGGCAGGACTGGAGCAGATCGTGCGTCGGAGCGCACTGCCAGGGGCGCACGGAGGCTTCTGCGCCCCGACGGCAGTTTCATCACTCTGCACAATCCACACAAGGACAAGCCTACCCGAGTTACCAGCGGGACGCTCATTTCAGCCACCACCAGGCTCAGAGCGCACCCTTAGCGCCGTACATCATTCACCCGCAGCAGGGAGGCTTTGCGCATCAGACGAGCACGGATGGCAACAGGAGGACGAATCCGAGGACCCTCACAGCCGAGGTGTTTCACCCCGGCTGCGTCGGCGGGTCCTGTCCCACCACTGTCGCCCATCGTCAAACCAACGATGAGAGCGCAACGCGGGAGTGCAAAGGGATTGGATGTAAGCTGCCGCTCCGGATGCGCCAGAAACCCAAGGCTTGCGCTGGAGACGGCTGCAGTTCCCTCGGAGGAGACGAAGGGAGAGGGGGCTCCTCTCCGGTTCATGTGACGGACAGAGCTGCACAGTTTCTGGATGAGCTTCCAGACTTTGGGTCGGAGCGTGGAGCGTGGATACAGCTGTCATGCGACATGAAACCAG GAACGAACGAGGTTCCCTCAGAGGACGCtcttgtgctgcagctgcagttgTCGAAGAGCCAGGAGAAGCTGGTTGAGGCTCTCAGGGACCAGCAGGACGAGGTCAGGGAGCTGCAGAGGCTCCTGAGTGAGCAACAGGGGGCGCTGGTCAACCAGCAGAGAGAGATACTGGATCAACAAAGGAGGATGTACGAACAGATGGAACAA GTGAAAGCCCAGTACAACATATTGATGGACGGCATCAAACAAACGTCTTTCCAGAACCTGCAGGGGGACGTGGGCAATCCCACGGAAACGTTGAATGGGCAGGTTAGAGCCCACCGAGCCCAGCAGGCTCTCTCTTTACCCAAGGTGGACATGGAGGCCAGCGTAATGGAG GTTGGTCGTTCTATGTTgagctgtggcagatgtggcccTGAGGAGTACTGTGGGTTCAGTAGCGGTCATCCTCGCTGTGAGAAGTGCACCATCTGTCCTGCCGGCTTCTTCCTGGTCGCCCAGTGTTCAGTCCATGCAGACAGAATCTGTCAG GATAGAGACGAATGCCTTGAAATATCCAATCTGTGTGGAGATCAACAGAAGTGTCTCAACACaccag GTGGATTCAGGTGCCACGGCATGACTGAACGAGATGCAAACTCAGGAATGTGTGGCCACGGCTACTTCTTCAACTCAGACATGGATGAATGTCAAGCCTGTAATGAGTGTGATGGAGAACCTGTAACTTCCCCCTGTACCTTTATCACAGACGCAATCTGCTCTGGTCCCACTGTCAGCGACAGCGCCCTCTCTATGTCCTGGAACGGAGATGTGAGACTGCAGGGGCCAAAGGGCCACATCCTGGCTCATGCCTTCCACGGTGTGCAGCTCCACATTCAAGGACAAGGTGACGCAGGTCTGGTGTCTGCCGAGGACGGGCGTCTGGTGCTCAGGCAGCACGGTCTGGTCTGGCTGGATGAGAATCTCTCTGTGAGCCACGGCTGCCGCAGCTTCATCCAGCTGTGCTTACGTTTGAATAACACTGATGGCTCTGACAGTAAGGAACTCAGTGGCGTCAGGGTGGAGCAGCGGGAGACGAGGTCACTCCAGAGCGTAAGCATCAGTGGGGTAGCAGAGGTCGCACCAGGTCACATCATCACCCTCTTCCTCCGGAGTGCCAGCCAGCACTGCAACCAAAGCAGAGAGGGTTTGCAGCTCTACGACCCCTCAGCAGCTCCACTCAGCCTCCTATGGCTCTCCCACGACACCGGGgctgttgccatgacagcaCAGGCAGTGGTGTCCGCACACTATCACACAAACTATCGCCCAGTCTTCCGCACGACCTCCACGTCAGACGCCTATGTAGTGGGGCTGACTCATGACGGCCGCGGGATCCGTTTTACTGAAGGTGGCACAGTGCGATTTGTCTTCCAGCAGGCTTTGTACTCCATGGGTCAGGCCTGTGTGAGCGAAGGCTTCCAGCTATTGGCGTACCTCAGCCGTAATGGAACCGGTACAGAGCTGTGCCGTAGCTTCAAACAAGGCGTCCACTACCGGGACACATCTATATCTCTGTCTGGAGCGGCCATTGTCGGTTCCGGGGACACACTGGGCTTTGAgatcctctctcctgctcagtgcaACGTTCGTTTCTTTGGCGACGAGACAGGCATCAGCACCCTCAGTTTGGTTTGGGTCCCTGCGgccatttcctcctctctgtctgcctctgtggcTCACACCGGCCTTCCCTCAGGAGCTGTCCGAAACAAGCAGCTGTTCTTCCGTCAGACCACTGCTCAGGTGTCCCAGATGGGGCTGCTCGGGAAGGGGTCCACAGAACAGAAACGAGATTTTGTCTTCAGGGAAAGCGGAACGGTCAGCATAGCTCTGGATCTCAAACTCATTCACTCCTGCAACTTGGTTAAAGTGACTCTGCTTAGGCGAAGTGTTCCGGAGGAGTCAAGAGGAGGCAGGGAGGCAGAGGCAGCTCGGCCCGTCCCTCTGGCCCAGCAGGTGGAGGGCCAGATGGCAGAGGGAAGCCAGTGGGCCGGAGTGAGCCTGCGGGCATCTTTCCAGGTCTATAATGACACAGCCGTGTTCTTCACTCTGGACTGTGTGCGTGGACGGGTCAACCAGATCAGTcaccagacaggaagtggagtaTCAATCCTCTGGGTGAAAGcatga